A region of the Emys orbicularis isolate rEmyOrb1 chromosome 6, rEmyOrb1.hap1, whole genome shotgun sequence genome:
tattagtttcattagtattttagtttggttgtcttttgccgtcttatgcaaaaaccactgtatacctgatgtcgtgggcgatattctaataacacatctttctttactatattgtaggacgtaggtagaaatatagatacataaaagaacgcaaatttgtcactgcatctttctgtttgttcgcttaaagaaggtagatttccaggggggcgctgagtaatattttttctgaaaagggggcggtaggccaaataagtttgggaacctctgctctagaacAACACAAATCCCTCTATAAACTAGTCACAGCAGTAGCCCTGTCTGTGCCGCGCCCCTCactccccctactccccctccctaaCTTTCCGACACCCCGCCCCGGCTAGCCCGCTGCTTCCACCCtcctgccgcacggctccctccccagcgcccagggccctgtgctggGAGGGACAGCAGCAGAGGCGGCGTCTCTGCGGCGCTGCATTGAAGGCTGGGCGCAGCCCAGGCGTGGGGAAGATccgaggggggagagaggggcgcGAAGAGGCTGCTGGACTTTAACCTCAGTTTTGCTCCAGGACAGGTGAGATTGTGGGAGTTTCCTGGGAGAACTGAGTTAGATTTCAAAGCAACCGTGTCGGAGGGTTTCGACCTCCAGATTCCTGGCCCGAGCTGGGCTGTTTCACTCGCAGAACGCAGCTGTTCAGCTCTCACTGCGCAGGCGAGGGAcaacctcccctcctcccaaccaTCCCCAGCCCCCATGATTGAAGCAGATTTTAAACCCTCTCCTTCTTCCAAGGAAGTATTTTGCAGTGTGCGAGTGAGACATTTTAAATCTCAGTCAtatatgttgtttttaaaatctcattgatTAAAATTCACAGCCCTGAACAGATGGCCTTAAATTTTATACAAGAGTCCTCATAAACAAGCAGCAAACGTATTCCCTTCTGATCAGCCAGCAAACAACACGTGGGAAGTGCGCCAGGACTTATTCTAGGAATTGCAAAGCAAGGGAAGGCTTCCAATAATTAACTAGACTTCAGGGGACCCAGTAGGGAAACTTAAAAACACATCCCATGGGACCAGCCACAAAATGTATGTAGTATCCTCTTCCTCAAAATTCAGGGACTCATTAAAAGTACTGTCGGAGTAAACTGAAGAGAAAACAATTACATATTTTGTTGTCATGGGAAATCTTAGAAGTTTTGCAAAAGCAACATCAGTGAGTCATTTCTCTTCAGAAATGCATGTTTAAGGCTTTCTGAGCATCTGTATTTTTTATGATTGTATTTGTGTTGGTTCCATATTAGTTGGACACGGCCCAAATAATGGGACAACAAGATACAGATAATGAGCTGCCAAGAAACATATAAAAGTATAAGAAACAATCACTATTTTCAAGTGGTTTATTAGAAACTCACAAAACTTAAACACATTGTCATTGGGGTATGTAAGTTAGCAAGCAGACATATTCAGGCTCATAACTATGTAAACTTAAACCAAACCAGATAGCAAGGTCTCAGGTATACAACAGGATAATTATTGTTAATCTCTTGGTGTTAAATAAAtcctcaaatatttaaataaagtgGTCCATGAAACTGCACGTCTTTGCCTTTGAAATCACTGGGCTTTGTTTACATCAAACTGAGGTCAACCCCAAATGAAAAGATGGCTATACCTTAGAACCACTGATGGCAAAGATCACCAGTTAAAAAGAATCTGGAATTCCAGAGACATTGGGAAAAAATAACACTACCCTTAATTCACAGACCCATTCACAGTCTTCTCAATCAGTACAGCTAAATATCTTATTTAACATACTGAGTTATGTGCTTAGGTTCATATGATAAGGTCAAAActcttgtttttaaatgtctctGTGAATTTAACTACACTGTAGTATTCCAGACACCCAAATACATTAACTCTTAATTTACCATTTTTCAGCTATTTCTATGAaaatcaagctttttttttttctgacatgATTTCTATGGGTTTCACAAAGGATGGAGGCAGCTCAATCGCTTTTGAACACCTGCACTCACCAGCATTATGAATTTTGGTACATAAAATAAGAAAACTatcatataaaatattttattatggtcTATCAAAACCACCTTGGTTTCTTGTTCTGAATTTCCTTTTGATTTAAAGCAGCAAGAAAGAGGGCAAATATTACCTAAGGGTTCTGTGTGACTATCTTCTGTGCAAACTTTATGCTGCAAATGAATTACTACATCTTCATCAGATAAGGTGCCAAGTGAATACTTTAGTGTTATTTTATTATCAGTCTTTTAGTGAGAGGCTAGCAGCTCTGGACCAGATTTTGGCTTCTTCTTGTGTGCAAGGGTGGGATATGCCACAAAAAAGTTCCCTTCCTCTTGTATCCCAGCTCAGGGGTCAGCCGCAGTCTGGCTGGGGGAGCACAGCCATTGCATGAGGCTAGCACTACCTTTCTTAGAGTCAGGATGAACATAGGGTGGTCACTTTGTCCCTCCTTTGCATGGGAGGTCTTGCTGTACCCTGTCAAAGCAAGGCAGATCCCCTGTTACAATATACAGTGGTCCAGAGTCTCAAGAGCAATATTGGCTGAAATAGTCAGAATTCTTCTTGAGTTGTCACTGCCACCTGAAGGCAGTCGTCTtcccccccaacctcccacccccatacTCTGCCACAGATCGATTGCTTTAAAACATGGATTCTTAACTGGGGATTGTAATCCCAGACTGTGACCATCCTGCCCTTCCTGTATTGCTaaatggaaggaggggaggtCTAAATGAGATGCCAGCTAAACAGGGAGTGTCATGGTATGGAAAATGGGGGTCACATTATGGAAAACACTGAGATTCTTTACCTCAAAGCAACAATCTAGCCTCatatatttttggttttaaattagaCACATTAAGTACACAGCATTAGAATTTTCCTCAGGCTCTTTTGTTTGTATGGGTGGGGAGCACAAGGGGGAGAGGTTGGGGCTATTTATTGGCCTCATATTAGTTGATGGATATTCATATGTGTGTCAAGGTCTGATTGAGATATCCTGCATATTATATTCACTTTACTCTCTGCTCTAGAATTCTGTAGTCTCCAAGttatgaaaacaaaagaaaaacggGTGCCTGGTTTTATTGCCATGTAAATTAGACATTGAAATGCAATTAAATAAGTCTATTCAATGTAAGAAATGCTGCTGTGAAGTGTTTCAATTTGTATTGCTATATTTCCCACCTTTATTCAAGtctacatttttatttcaagtctttgggggttggggaggggactATGTTTTTTTGCTATTCAAGTTAATGCTAGTGATTAAGTCTTCCAATATTTTCTCTTTTAGGTGCTTTTACTTCTGGAAATGATGTTTGAGGCAAAGATTTCCCTTTCAGAGGTGATGGCCGCCCTCTTTACTATGACATTCATTTTAATTTCTGTAAGAATAATAGGTAATATGACCCAAAAGCACATCCTTCCCCCAGGTCCATGGTCACTACCAATTGTGGGGAACCTGCTTCAGTTTGGAGAGCATCCTCACCTTTCATTTATCCAAATGAGGAAAAAATATGGGGACGTGTTTCTCCTAAAGCTGGGGATGGTACCTGTTGTGGTGGTGAACGGTCTAGATATGGTGAAACAAGTGTTACTCAGAGATGGAGAGAGTTTTGCTGGCAGGCCCAAGATGCAcaccttttctttctttgctgatGGAAAAAGTCTATCATTTTCTGTAGAATATGGAGAGAGCTGGAAACTCCACAAGAAAATTGCCAGTAAAGCTTTAAGATCCTTTTCGAAGTCAGAAGCCAAAACCTCTACTTGCTCTTGTCTTCTGGAAGAGCACGTATGTGCAGAAGCTTCAGCACTGGTGAAAATGTTCTTGGAGCTCTCCTTAGAGAAAGATGCCTTTGACCCCACTGGTATTACTACCTGCACTGTTGCAAATATTGTCTGTGCCCTGTGCTTTGGCAAAAGGTATGAATATAATGATGAAGAGTTTCTTAGCATGATTAGGATCAATGCAGATTTTCTAAAAGCCACAAGTGTTTTCAACCCAGCTGATTTTATACCTTGGTTTCGGTACCTTCCAATCCCTGCTGTGAAGGCTGCCCATGTGTTTTATGAGGTCTTAAATAACTTCATCGTACAACGAGTAGAAGAACATTATACCACATATGATAAAGTGAGACTTCAAAACTATAGACCAATAACAGCAGTTTTGTAATGAGTATTCTCTATTGCTGCTAGGCAGAGAGAATGTGCACAAGTAAGATTTGGGT
Encoded here:
- the LOC135880421 gene encoding cytochrome P450 1A5-like, producing MMFEAKISLSEVMAALFTMTFILISVRIIGNMTQKHILPPGPWSLPIVGNLLQFGEHPHLSFIQMRKKYGDVFLLKLGMVPVVVVNGLDMVKQVLLRDGESFAGRPKMHTFSFFADGKSLSFSVEYGESWKLHKKIASKALRSFSKSEAKTSTCSCLLEEHVCAEASALVKMFLELSLEKDAFDPTGITTCTVANIVCALCFGKRYEYNDEEFLSMIRINADFLKATSVFNPADFIPWFRYLPIPAVKAAHVFYEVLNNFIVQRVEEHYTTYDKNHLRDITDALISISNDKRSDGKAPPLSNDKIISTVNDIFGAGLDTISTCLFWIFLYLVNNPDIQTKIQEEIDGKIGLRSPRFDDRKDLHYTEAFISEILRHTSFMPFTIPHCATKETILNGYLIPQDTCIFVNMYQVNHDETLWENADLFRPERFLNENGELNKSLVEKVLVFGMGIRKCLGEDIARNEIFIILTTILQQLKLEKCFQDQLDLTPVYGLSMKPKPYQIQVALRT